One part of the Solanum dulcamara chromosome 3, daSolDulc1.2, whole genome shotgun sequence genome encodes these proteins:
- the LOC129881841 gene encoding photosynthetic NDH subunit of subcomplex B 5, chloroplastic, which translates to MADSLTLSLLSTVPVPNSVLSTKSQPKCSVLFRRNRCLISSKIGTKCSGMRSSTRLYAGLTEIEPDINEDPVDRWRTNGIDIEDYVFGKYDDHHTYFESEDKATFWGSIAEDYAAIAPPTGFQGIISWVFPPAIIAGMYFNVPGEYLYIGAAVFTIVFCIIEMDKPSEAHNFEPQIYNMERGARDKLISDYNTMDIWEFNEKYGDLWDFTVKKDDIMKR; encoded by the exons ATGGCAGATTCATTAACACTGTCCTTACTCTCTACTGTTCCAGTTCCCAATTCAGTACTCTCAACAAAATCTCAACCCAAATGTAGTGTTCTATTTCGACGAAATCGATGTTTGATTTCTTCGAAAATAGGAACAAAATGCAGTGGAATGAGGTCATCAACAAGATTGTATGCAGGTCTAACGGAGATAGAACCAGATATTAATGAAGATCCTGTTGATCGATGGAGAACTAATGGCATTGACATT GAAGATTATGTGTTTGGGAAGTACGATGATCATCATACCTACTTTGAGAGTGAAGATAAAG CAACATTTTGGGGATCTATAGCAGAAGATTATGCTGCTATTGCACCCCCAACAGGATTTCAAG GTATTATTTCATGGGTATTTCCTCCAGCAATTATTGCTGGAATGTACTTCAATGTTCCA GGGGAGTATTTGTACATTGGAGCAGCTGTATTTACAATTGTGTTCTGCATTATTGAGATGGACAAACCAAGTGAAGCACACAATTTTGAGCCTCAGATATATAACATGGAGAGAGGCGCTCGAGATAAGTTAATATCGGATTATAACACCATGGACATTTGGGAATTTAACGAGAAATATGGCGatttatgggatttcactgtTAAGAAGGACGATATCATGAAAAGatag